The genomic DNA GGCTCGACAGGGCGCGCGCATGGCCTTCGCCGTCACCGGCGGCGGCGGACTCGCCCTGCTTGCCGGAATCTTGATCATCGGCGACATCGCGGGGAGTTTCGAGCTGTCCGCCTGGTTTACGGCGCGGGAGACGATCCACAATCATCCTCGGTTCAACGCCGCGCTCGGCTTGGTCCTGGTGGGCGCATTCACCAAGTCGGCGCAGTTTCCGTTTCACTTCTGGCTGCCCGCGGCGATGGCCGCGCCGACTCCGGTGTCGGCCTATCTGCATTCCGCCACGATGGTGAAGGCGGGGGTGTTCCTGCTCGCACGACTCTACCCCTTGCTCGGCGGAAACCTCGTATTCGAATACGTCACGACCACCGTCGGTCTGACCACGATGGTGGGTGGCGCCTATGTGGCAATGTTCAGGCACGATCTGAAAGGATTACTCGCCTATTCGACCATCAGCCACCTGGGTCTCATCATGTTCCTGCTGGGTCTCGACACGTCGATGTCCTCGCTGGCCGCCGTGTTTCATGTCGGCAACCATGCGACCTTCAAAGCATCGCTGTTCATGGCGGCCGGCATCATCGATCATGAGTGCGGAACCCGCGACATGCGGCGGCTGGGCGGCCTCTGGCGTCAAATGCCGCAGACGGCAGTGCTGGCCATCGTCGCGGCGTCGGCGATGGCGGGTGTACCCTTATTCAATGGGTTTCTCTCCAAGGAAATGTTCTTCGCCGAGGCGCTCGATCTCCATGACCTGGTATTGTTGGATGACATCACGCCGGTCGCCGTCATGTTCGGCTCGATGTTCAGCGTCGCCTACTCCGTGCGGTTCATCCACGATGTGTTCTTCGACGAGCCGCATAACCTTCCTCATCAGCCGCACAAACCACCCCGTTATATGAAGGTACCGGCCGAAATCCTGGCGGTCATCTGTATCGCCGTCGGCGTGCTGCCCGGCTACACCGTCGCTCCATTGGTGGACGTGGCGGCGAGGGCGGTGGTAGGGGACGCCCTGCCGGCCTATCGCATCGCGCTGTGGAACGGATTCTCACTGCCGCTGGTCATGAGTGCGGTCGCGCTCGTCGGCGGGGGGATTATTTACTGGCTGCTGCGTCATCGTTTCGACCTGCACTTGCACGTGCCGGTGCGCTACACGGGACGACTGCTTTTTCAGCACGCGTACGACGGATTGATCATCGTTGCGGCTCGGTTCACGAACCGACTGCACAACGGCTCGCTCCAGCGCTCCCTCGCGCTTGTCATTGCAACGTTCCTCGGACTCGGGGCATGGCCGTTCATGGAACATGGGCTTGGCGCGGGGAACGTGACGCCCTCGGCACCGGCACCGCCGGGCGTCGTCGTAGGGAGCATGGCGATGGCCGGCGCCCTCGGCGCCGTCCGGTTCCATCACACGCGGGTCGTTGCCGTCGTACTGACCGGCGTCGTCGGGCTTGTCGCATCGATTGCCTTTGCTTATTTCTCGGCTCCTGACCTCTCATTAACCCAGTTGGCCGTCGAAGTCGCCACCACTCTGTTGATGCTGATGGCGTTGGCGCTTCTGCCTCACTCGACGCCGCAGGAATCGACGCGCCGGCGCAAGGCGCGCGACGGAGCCTTGGCGGTCGCCGCAGGCGCCGGGGTGGCGATGTTGTCGTGGGCCGTCTTGACGAGGGAGCAGGAATCCATTGCATGGTTCTTTCTTGAGAATAGTCTGCCGCGCGGCGGAGGCCACAATGTCGTCAATGTGCTTCTCGTTGATTTCCGAGGTTTCGATACGTTCGGAGAGATGATCGTCCTCGGCATCGCAGCCCTGTGCACGTGGATGCTATTGGAGGGACTGCGCGGCGAGCGGCCGTCATCCACGCCGGTCCTTTCAGCCGATCGCATCATCTTTGCTCCGGCGGCACGGGTGCTGCTGTCGTTCGCGCTTCTCGTGGCGCTCCACATGTTCCTGCGAGGACACGATCTCCCCGGAGGCGGATTTGTCGCGGGACTCATCGCCGC from Nitrospira sp. includes the following:
- a CDS encoding Na(+) H(+) antiporter subunit A / Na(+) H(+) antiporter subunit B, with amino-acid sequence MTLPIIILLPLLVGTAATLLLQHRGFSAAAWAAALPVAAGFALLAHEAPEILAGEQFITSWRWLPDLGLNLSFRLDGLGLLFGFLILGIGLLVILYARYYLSPHDRIGRFYALLMLFMSAMLGIVFSENALLLLMFWELTSLSSFLLIGFWTHSPLARQGARMAFAVTGGGGLALLAGILIIGDIAGSFELSAWFTARETIHNHPRFNAALGLVLVGAFTKSAQFPFHFWLPAAMAAPTPVSAYLHSATMVKAGVFLLARLYPLLGGNLVFEYVTTTVGLTTMVGGAYVAMFRHDLKGLLAYSTISHLGLIMFLLGLDTSMSSLAAVFHVGNHATFKASLFMAAGIIDHECGTRDMRRLGGLWRQMPQTAVLAIVAASAMAGVPLFNGFLSKEMFFAEALDLHDLVLLDDITPVAVMFGSMFSVAYSVRFIHDVFFDEPHNLPHQPHKPPRYMKVPAEILAVICIAVGVLPGYTVAPLVDVAARAVVGDALPAYRIALWNGFSLPLVMSAVALVGGGIIYWLLRHRFDLHLHVPVRYTGRLLFQHAYDGLIIVAARFTNRLHNGSLQRSLALVIATFLGLGAWPFMEHGLGAGNVTPSAPAPPGVVVGSMAMAGALGAVRFHHTRVVAVVLTGVVGLVASIAFAYFSAPDLSLTQLAVEVATTLLMLMALALLPHSTPQESTRRRKARDGALAVAAGAGVAMLSWAVLTREQESIAWFFLENSLPRGGGHNVVNVLLVDFRGFDTFGEMIVLGIAALCTWMLLEGLRGERPSSTPVLSADRIIFAPAARVLLSFALLVALHMFLRGHDLPGGGFVAGLIAALALIMQYMGEDLRHLRTLVRIDFRLWIGGGVMIAGVTGLASVAAGLPFLTSETRHPVVPLLGEIPLVSAMGFDLGVFMAVFGTTLLIVTSLGQIHGKPSATEEDRQWNS